aaaagaaaattttggaCAAACCGATTCTGAACCTTCTGCTGTAGGagataattctattttatctCCTAAAACTGGCAAAATCCCTAGGAATACCAGTTCCATTGATCCCAGCTTAATCGAATATGTTCCTAAGTACTCAAGACCCGAGAatagatattttttaagaaCTATCCCCAGAAATTTGTCATTGGGGATGTCTCTCAAGGTGTCATAACTCGATCCTCCACTGGAAAGGCAATTGAAGAAGCAAAAAAGGCCTTTCTATCTCAAATTGAGCCTTAGAACATCAAAGAAGCACTTGATGACCCTTCTTGGGTAAAGGCCATGGAGGAAGAGCTTCATCAATTTGAAAAGAATCAAGTTTGGACGCTTATTCTAAAGCCAAATGGAAAGAAAGTGACCGACACCAAGTGGATCTTCAGGAATAAATTGGGTGAAGATAGAAGCATAGCTAGAAACAAAGCAAGATTGGTAACTCAGTGATATGATCAAGAAGAAGGAATATattttgatgaatcctttgctTCTGTGGTTCGAATGGAAGCTATTAGGCTTCTTCTAGCATATGTTGCCCATTGTGACTTTAAATTatttcaaatggatgtgaaatgtgcCTTTTTAAATGGAGTcattgatagagaagtgtatgtgacACAGCCACCTggatttaaaaataaagagcatCCAAATTATGTTTTCAAACTTTCAAAAGCTCTCTATGGATTAAACAAGTTCCAAGAGCTTGATATGAAAGACCTAGttctttctttttgaaaatgattttcaaaGAGGCAACACAAATACTACTCTATTTATTAAGAactctaatgattcttttattcTAATCCAAATTTATATTGATGATATAATATTTGGATCAGCAAATGAATCACTCTGTTTtgaatttggaaaactcatgacaaaTGAATTTAACATGAGTATGATGGGAGAACTTCATTTCTTTCTTGGActtcaaattaaacaaactaaaaatgGAATATTTATTTACCAAGAGAAGTATGCCAAGAAATTAGTTAAGAAGTTTAGTATGAAAATGCCAAACCCATGGGAACTCCCATGCACCCTAACTCAAAGTTAGAAAAGAGTGGAACTGAGAAAGATGTTGATAAAACTAGATATAGAGGAATGATTAGTTCTCTAATGTACTTAACATCTTCTAAACCTGATATTATGCAAAGTATTGGAATTTGTTCAATGTTCCAATCACAACCGAAAGAATCACATCTTTCTGCAATTAAAAGGATCATCAGATATGTTCATGGTACATCCAACTTTGGTTTATGGTATCCTAGGACTGATGATTTTTCTGCAGTTAgttattgtgatgcagattttgccGGAGATAGAGTAGATAGAAGAAGTACATCTGGCATATGTTGTTTTCTGGGCAGATCTTTGAATATCAAGTCAAGCAAGAAGCAGTCCACAGTAGCTCTTTCTACTGCTGAAGTTGAATATATTGCCACTTCCTCTTGTTGTTCTCAGTTGCTTTGGTTGAAAATTCAGCTTGCTGATTATAAGTTGAATGCCGATAACATTCCCTTATTGTGTGTGACAACCTGAGTGCCATAAATATTTCCAAAAATCCACTTATgcactaaaaatattaaacatattGAAGTGAGATTTTACTCAATAAAGAAACGTATCCAAAAGGGCAATATtagcattcaatttgttaaTCAAAGGATTAGTTAGCTGATATATTCACTAAACCTCTGGCTGAGGAAAGATTCTGCAAACTAAGAACTTGCTTAGGCATTCTAAGttatgatttcttgttttagctttgttgatttgttatttgatatttttgtctCTCGGATCGGGAGGAGACAATTCTGGACAAGTGAAGAGCCATCTTCCTAGAACGTGAAATTTGGTACTCAGTTCCAAGTTCTAAATCGTATGGACCAACCTTCCTGTTCAGATTTCTTGCGGTCCTATGTGTTTTCTTAAACACAACCTCCTTTTGGGCCAAATGAGAGTTACATTTATTCTGTGAGCTTTTATGTTTTGTCCTTtgttgaaataatttttttaattggttatatttttttaatttcttttgtttttaataaaaacCCTTTCTCAACTTGATGTCATGTCTTTTCAAAGAGTTGTCACAGATTCTGCACATGCATGTTTTCAAGAAACCTTTTACTTGTAACCAAGGTTATGAGAACCGAACTGGTCATCGAACCGCTCTAGCTACTGGTTTACTGGTTCATAGGTTCAACTGGTTCGACCGTGGTTGAACAAAAAAAatcgttttataataaaataataaataaaatataaataaacacattaaaatataattatagtctaatgtaaactttaaaatattattcaaattaaaagtaTTATATAAACCAGAATGTTATAATCTCATTcaaatacaaattcaaaagtcaaaaaataaaacaaccaatcaaacataaaatagcaacatcaaaatgattcaagtTTGTCATTAGTCATCAAAATCCTCCATAGCTTGCTGCAGATTTGCGTCGTTGATATCACCACCTTTATTTTCACTACTTGGACTAGAAAAAGCAAGTGGTGCAGCATCAAATGTActactaccaccaccaccaccaccaccactttGATCTAAATCAGCATCAATCTCACCTAACAAAATATAACACATTATCaataaattaaagatcaaaGCTATTGTAATTTATTGTTTGATTAATAAACTATAATACTCACCAAGCAAGACTTCAATATTACTTGGAAGATCAGGCTCTTTTTCAACAACCTCTTCCGTCACCCAAAAGTCAACCATATCAATACTTTCAATATCAATTGGATCATATTGCAccttttgctttctttttttaatttccgtcctaacaaattaaatacaatatatgaTAAGCCTAGTATATTAACTACACAAAATCTAATGATATGAAATGAAAGGATGAAATATATATTACCTGGATTTAAGACGTAAATTATATGTAACATACACAATATCACTTAGCCTATCATGCTCCAATCTATTCCTTCTTTTTGTATGAATTTGATCAAAAAGATTCCAATTCCTTTCACACCCTGAAGAAGCAGATGCTTGGTTAAGAATGCGAACTGCCATATTTTGTAAACATGGAGCAGAACCACTAAACAACCTCCACCATTCATCTACAAGTTACAATTCCATGGCTCAAGTATTAGTTATCAAATTAAGGAAacgaaaacataaaataagttATTATCAAACAGATATTATTACGAGGTTGAAGTTTTTTGCAGCTCGAAAAGCTTCAGGCCTATCAAAGCTTTCCTTTTGATCTCTATATAAGTGTATTTCTTTTATTGCCTCAACTGAATCTAAATTATCAACCTTGAAATGCAATGTAACAAGATCAAGTAAACCTCACATGACATCAGGTGCTTCTCtataattttcataaaaaaagcAAGCATGATTCAAGAAATAAGCTGCTACAtgaagattttttttcaaatgttTGTCCCATCTTGAGTTGATAATCTCTGTGTAAGGTTGATATGTAGTCTTACTATGCTTGAACATTTCTTTGATTCCATTTTCTGACCTCAGCATACCTTCATAAACAATTCCCAATGATGGTTTATCATCGGCATCTACCAACTTCATCAATTTAATCAACGAACTCACAATTTTACATGCAGTAAAACAATCATCCCAAAATTTATTGTCTAAGATAATTGCACTCACAGCTCTACCATTAGCACTCCTTCCTAATTTGTGTCCGGTAAAGTGTGTATCAACAACCAATGCTTGTAAATCCAATTTGCGCTCAAAGATACTCTTTAATGTGATGaagacagtggcaaaacaagTTACACCTAGATGAACAATCTTCTTCCAATCAGTTCTTTATCTTAGCCAGGACAAGAACACCGCGATAATCTTCGAAGCACGTGTTGCAAGGTTAGAAATATGTGGCATGCTGCTTATATATTTTAGAATATGATTCAAGCAATGAGTAGCACAAGATGACAAGtgaatattttcaaatttcttattaataagtgatgcgtgagcatcttctCTATCTTTTCTTAGTAAATTTATATTCACTtctctatcttttcctagtaaatttgcattcaaattattgagtttgatcaaaatttaaatatcttttagctactatggatgctactttgagttgtgtacaattctatttatttcaggtagcattcggatggatttgacGGAGTTTTATagcagaaaaggaagaaagcgAATAAtgctgtcaatcctgacctccttgcactcaaacaagaataacttgagctaaagAATTTCAATTAACGTGATTCTATtagcattggaaagctaacttccagggctttccaacgatatataatagtgcATATTTCACCTCCAGCAACCTCTGCATCCTCCATGTTGAACTTGGTTCTtgccaagttcagcgtggattTGAGAACTCCCAGGGAAGCACACGCTGCCTATTCCACGCTGAACTTAGGAAAagccaagttcagcgtggattCAAAGAAACACGCTAAAGACACCACTGCCTCCTCCATGCTgaacttgaaaattttcaagttcagcgtggatCCTGATAATACCAGTGGTCCTCAATCTTCTTCCAAAGGCTGCATgcatagtttaattaattttgattaaatttgtattttattttaaaatagaaaaagatattattttagttttagaaaataaaattttaaattaattaggattagatataaaagaaaaaagaaacttCTCTTTTGGGGAATTCCATCCCATCCAAAAAATTTACAGTTTACCAGAATCCTAATTTTCACTCTTTTCcttgagcaactaaacctccactgttaaggttaggagctctgtctattgtaagGATTGATTCTGTTCcttgttttttctattttaatttatgtactgatttatatttcaagaattgttttcgttctttattttatgaaattgggtggaacggaagtatgaccctctttctaattgagttcttgtataacttggaaaagctctttacttgaacaacagcttgaaaacatattctcctaaatttctaattatcttgatttaatgggatacatgacatataatcctcttatatttgggtaattaggatttctgtggcatttaactagaattgaacttcaccctctagttggaattaattgaccaaggaattaacggttgatgaattttagaggagactaaaaaggtctaaggaattagggtttagtcatatatagtttgccaggaattaaatcttgcatgattaaaataaattaataagaaaagtcaatatggaaaatagataactctgaagccttaactgcttctccatattttattcccaatttatttatttgtctgTCTTCTGATATTCTGAGTTTCTTGTTTAATACTTTTTCAACTCTCAAACACTATTtttgtttgtctaactaagtaaattaatcaaccattgttgcttagtctatcaatcctcgtgggatcgaccctcattcacctaaggtactacttggtacgacccggtgcacttgccggttagtttgtggttgtaaaTTCTGCACCAATAAGCTTACCAGTAGCAACATAATTGGCGGCATTATCTGTCACTACATGAACAATATTATCAGGTCCAATCCATTCAATCACCTCCGAAAACAAGTCACATAAGCTTGAAGCATTTTTTTTTACCACATTTGAAGCATCTACAGATTTCACAAAGCACAACCCTTTCGAACAATAAACCAAAAAATTAATCAACATTCTTTGCCTTTGATCTGTCCAACCATCAGCCATGAGGGTACATCCAGTTTCTTTCCAAGCAGACATATAGCTATCAACAACTATTTGACATTCCCTTTTGAGATCAGCTAATAAGTTAACCCTAAGCTTATCATAAGAAGGACCTTTATAACCAGGTCCAATGCCAGCAACACCATCCAACATATCTTGAAAAAAGAGTGACATAACCGCATTGAAAGGAATCTTACACTCCAAAAGCCATCTAGCCACTCGCTTATCAACTTCATGAAGCGCCTCTTTGTTTTGAAACACACTTTTCAGACTTGGTTGACTTCCCGGAGTTGTTCTTGATGCAAACATAGGAGGAATAATggtttttgctttcttttttggATCGCCTCTAATCATCTCCTTAGTTGGTAACTGACTTAGAGTTTGTTGTTCTTCTTGCGCTATTACTTCATCAATTGCATCCTCAATCTCATCAGTACCATCTTCATTGAAACTTACTTTCCTTTTACTAGTTTTACTTTTCTGAATCTATTTCAATAAACCTTCCATTTGTTTTTCTATATCATACGGGACCTTAGAACACTTCTGAATGTCTCCACCTATATTTGCCAAatgctttttcattttattaattCCTCCGCCCCCAAAAGTACTCAGACAAAATAAGCATTGGTAATGCGGTTTTCCCtttatattttgtaaagcaACATATCTCCAAGCAGGATCAGTTTTCACCCGAACATTAGAAGTTTGTGATTGACTTTCGTTAGATCCGGGAGGAAGTGAAGGTTCATTAGAAGAAGAATTATTTTCAGCATTATTATTCCTAGGTAGTTCTTGGTTGATACTCTCATCCATACTTAAACATTACCAGCAATCCAATAatggttttttttcttttcaatttctaTATCTCAACAACTCACTCCAACCCCAATAATCTCAAGTTCACAACAAACAACAtccaaaattattcaaaattattcATAATTACTCAACAAACAACAAAATCCAGTTCAGTAAACAACAATTATTAAACAAAGTTCACAATTCAGTTCAACAGGATCATTTGAATCAGTTCACAATTTCACACTTCAAagttcaaagaaaaataaaatatcagtAAATCACAGATCAGTATCACTATATCAGTATATCAGAGTTCATCAGTTCACACTTCAGTGACTTCAGTTCACAAAGcttcacaaaatcaaacaactaTTCAATCATACTCATCAGGGAGAAAGATACATGCAACAGTTATTCAATCAAACAAtcatatctaaaaaaaattacctgGAAGCTCGAAGGCGCCTTTAACAGAACATGCAACAGGGAGACAGTGACACTGAGTGACCAAGCAATGGTAAAGCACCTTCGAAGGAACGACGGCTGCTGCGCGATGGAGGTGGTTGTTCGAAGGAACGACGGCGGCAGCACGAGGTGGTGATTGGACGGAGGTGAGGGACGACTGGACGACAAGCTCGATGAGATTGGACAGAACCCCTATCGTGTGAGAGTTTGAGAGAGGCATTCTCACTTCTGGAAGCTGGAAGCTCGATGAGAAGGGAATTCAGGATCGAATTAGGGATTTAGGGCTAAGCAGAGGCTAAAACGGAAACGTTTGGCTGCCCAGCCAAAAAATTAGCTGGGTCACGGTTCGGTTCGACTGACCGGTTACCGACCGGTTCACTGGTTCAATTTCGATTTTCAAATTCTTCGATTTTGCTATTTGCCCGAGTCGCCTTTCTGTGCGGTTCATGATTCAACCGGTTCGACCGGTCGGTCCGAACCagttttcagaaccttgcttGTAACCGTTACCAAACTTTTCTCTTTATAACTTTGTGCATAACCTCTTCGGTTTCTCCCACTAAcatcattattttttataattgtgaAATCCTTGTATCACGTTAAGATGAGAAAGAAAACTGCCATTTGAAGAAGTTCGCTCTCTTAACTTCCCAGAATCCCAGAGAAATCTAAAGCCTTCTCACAATCCAAAGATCCTACCTTTACTCCTTCCCTTACTCCGTCGCTCTCTCTGCGTCGTACTGATCCAATGGCAAGAATAAAAACAACTCCAAGGTACCCTTCATCTTCTAAGCCATCGGCTCCACAAAGTGTTCCCTCTCGTCCAAGCACTTTGAAGGGGAAGCATCCTACTGTGGAGGAATCCACTCCTGAGCCCTTAAGGCCAAAGCCAAGGCCAGCTCCTCAGTGTCCTCAACAAGGTAAACCTCACACTCCTCTTCTTTTAGTGAAGAAACCTCTAAATGTAGACCCTTTTGAACACAAATCTCATTTTATGAACTCTCATTCTAACTACAACCTTCATTATTTTTGCTCTGGCATGAATCATGATTTTTACCATGGTGTTGTTGTTCACCGACCTCTTTGCCCTACTTTTCTGGCTGACTTACCAaatctgaaaaagaaaaattttgtcTTTGTAAAAAATATTGAGTTTCTAGACTAGaatcatatttttaatatcaaaaAGCCTGTTTATCCTGATTTGGTACATAAATTTTATGCCAATATGACCTACCATGAGGAAACCATTCATTTGTATGTGAAAGGGCATGAACTAGTGTTGAATAGTGAATCTATTAGTGACTACCTTGAATATACTGATGTTGATACTTGTGCTTACACTTCTGGTAAATAGGATGAAGGGTTGGGTGTGTCTTATCAAGATACATTGGCTCATGTgtgtgaaaatatttttctcatTGATGGCCTCACTCTTAATCATAAAGCTCTTGGTCCTCTTCGAGCTCAACTGCACCGTATTGTGAACCATATTATTTTACCTCAAAGTGGCTCTTATCAGAGGGTGTCTTTTTGTGATACATTGGTTTTGTATGCTATCATCACTAAATCTAAAATTTCTTTTGCATACTTAATGATGAGGCATATGTTTAATTGCATAAGGAGTGACAAAAAAGTGTCTCTCCCTTATGGCATATTTTTAACCTACATTTTTGAACAATTTGGTATTGATATTTTCAATGAATCATATGAATATAGACACTCTTATCTAAAAGAAGGTGGTTCAGTAAAGCAACAAAAGAAAGAGGCAACAAGAACTAAAAAGGTTgtcattgatgatgatgatgatgatgagctAAATGACATCCTCCTTCAACTTCGGAAACTTCATCTTCAATTGGTCACAAATCACTCTTTTATAGAGTTGTCAAAGATGTTCTATAGGAGTTTGTAAACATGTCCAACCATCTAATATCTATAAGCCAACAAGAGAGGAAGCTTGCGGTGAAAAATGAGAATGCCCTCATAAAATCAAGAGACAGAGTGGCTGTCCTTCTGAAGTATGTAAACAACATTAATGGGGACGACACCATGGCTACGGACCAAGAGGAACC
This sequence is a window from Arachis stenosperma cultivar V10309 chromosome 10, arast.V10309.gnm1.PFL2, whole genome shotgun sequence. Protein-coding genes within it:
- the LOC130957562 gene encoding secreted RxLR effector protein 161-like, whose product is MGTPMHPNSKLEKSGTEKDVDKTRYRGMISSLMYLTSSKPDIMQSIGICSMFQSQPKESHLSAIKRIIRYVHGTSNFGLWYPRTDDFSAVSYCDADFAGDRVDRRSTSGICCFLGRSLNIKSSKKQSTVALSTAEVEYIATSSCCSQLLWLKIQLADYKLNADNIPLLCVTT